The following are from one region of the Ptychodera flava strain L36383 chromosome 15, AS_Pfla_20210202, whole genome shotgun sequence genome:
- the LOC139150847 gene encoding RNA demethylase ALKBH5-like, which translates to MAAADFIDLREKLKAPHRYSDEKRLTYKEDSRETDTYYSSYSKAFKEERWPRSRQEELKLVHSGIKQRRLFTAEECDVIETKIEEVVAEADRGMYKDHTVDRAPLRNKYFFGEGYTYGSQLAKRGPGQERLYQKGEVDEIPEWIDELVIKKLVDNKIIPEGFVNSAVINDYQPGGCIVSHVDPIHIFDRPIVSVSFLSDSALSFGCKFSFKPIRVSSPVLNLPISRGCVTLLSGYAADGITHCIRPQDTKERRAVIILRRVRDDAPRLGDPIERTLQVSTNRDSHEKRVTVVNGQGRLRSTISVPSSGAKSENRSSTSQKRSYTSEESDSDEDIPWKKGSSTMYADREPQYRRVSLPSHRKSFDQVSSFRGSKKYKRSKLGDYSNDT; encoded by the exons ATGGCCGCTGCAGATTTCATCGACCTGCGCGAAAAACTCAAAGCACCTCACAGATACAGTGACGAGAAAAGACTAACTTACAAAGAAGACTCCAGAGAAACAGATACGTATTATTCTTCATATTCTAAGGCATTCAAGGAAGAAAGATGGCCCAGGAGTCGACAGGAAGAGCTGAAACTTGTTCACTCTGGCATCAAACAGAGGCGACTGTTCACCGCGGAAGAGTGTGATGTTATTGAGACGAAAATCGAAGAAGTGGTGGCGGAAGCTGACCGTGGCATGTACAAAGACCACACCGTAGACAGAGCTCCGCTGAGGAACAAATACTTCTTTGGGGAAGGGTACACGTACGGATCACAACTGGCAAAGCGAGGGCCTGGCCAAGAGAGACTTTATCAGAAAGGCGAAGTGGATGAGATCCCCGAATGGATAGATGAGTTGGTTATCAAGAAACTTGTAGATAACAAAATCATCCCAGAGGGCTTCGTAAACAGTGCTGTAATAAACGATTACCAGCCCGGTGGCTGCATTGTGTCACATGTTGAtccaatacacatttttgacagacCCATAGTTTCTGTGAGTTTCCTGAGCGATTCTGCTCTGTCATTCGGCTGCAAGTTTTCTTTCAAACCCATCCGAGTGTCCAGTCCTGTATTGAACCTACCCATCTCAAGGGGCTGCGTCACCCTGCTCAG tGGTTATGCTGCTGATGGTATAACTCATTGTATTCGACCTCAAGACACAAAGGAAAGAAGAGCAGTTATTATTCTCAGAAG AGTGAGGGATGATGCTCCTCGTCTGGGTGATCCCATTGAAAGAACACTGCAAGTCAGCACAAACAGGGACAGCCATGAGAAGAGGGTCACTGTTGTCAACGGTCAAGGTCGCCTCAGGTCAACCATCTCTGTGCCAAGTTCTGGAGCCAAATCTGAAAACCGGTCATCAACCTCACAGAAGAGGTCGTACACCAGCGAGGAGAGCGACAGTGATGAAGATATTCCATGGAAGAAGGGATCGTCCACTATGTATGCAGACAGAGAGCCTCAATACAGAAGAGTATCATTACCATCTCACAGGAAGTCTTTTGACCAGGTTTCATCATTTAGGGggtccaaaaaatacaaaagaagTAAGTTAGGGGATTATTCAAATGATACATAG